A single genomic interval of Helianthus annuus cultivar XRQ/B chromosome 13, HanXRQr2.0-SUNRISE, whole genome shotgun sequence harbors:
- the LOC110900875 gene encoding glycine-rich cell wall structural protein 1.0-like, which produces MVGGGDGVADEAEVAAGAEVEDGGGGDGCRRWKWWRSGGGAGGVGGGGGGRAGVGGGAGGVGGGGGGRGGGVGWRSGGARVLRPDGCFEEGEES; this is translated from the coding sequence ATGGTGGGTGGAGGAGATGGGGTGGCGGACGAAGCAGAGGTGGCAGCTGGAGCAGAGGTGGAGGACGGTGGCGGAGGAGATGGGTGTCGGAGGTGGAAGTGGTGGCGGAGTGGAGGTGGAGCAggtggtgtcggaggtggaggtggtggcagagCAGGGGTGGGCGGCGGAGCAggtggtgtcggaggtggaggtggtggcagagGAGGTGGTGTCGGCTGGAGAAGTGGAGGTGCTAGGGTTTTGAGACCAGATGGGTGTTTTGAAGAGGGAGAAGAGTCTTGA
- the LOC110897927 gene encoding protein EMBRYO DEFECTIVE 1674 gives MPNLVSESKTPISSSKRKSVFLHQWWLIKVEKEPKLGVGGFVNRETFGTRGMRLFGSPSTNKRQNVNIIDDGVQVYGSAAIAKRHDNNTLESVDGIIIRISGCINKSRTLSYGFSPEVCDSFLSGFPCSWEDYASKSSHDRCDDDITKQSLPASFDDLRVTHVRHLLMSGTDSCALNSIIFGDIMKHTEKILNQSVPSVEKISRNSIETEADHNEDDVSLSNLTQKITGEDSKIAVDSHMIKSEEIEDGFMPDEIHNITYEKQSRILLRRYPLRSRRNRENT, from the exons ATGCCTAACCTTGTCAGCGAATCCAAAACCCCCATTTCTTCATCAAAGCGTAAATCA GTTTTCTTGCACCAATGGTGGCTGATAAAGGTCGAAAAGGAGCCCAAATTGGGCGTTGGAGGCTTTGTTAACCGAGA GACATTCGGAACACGGGGAATGCGACTTTTTGGCTCTCCATCAACCAACAAGAGGCAGAATGTTAACATTATTGACGACGGAGTTCAAGTTTATGGTTCTGCAGCAATTGCCAAGAGGCATGATAACAACACTCTTGAATCAGTAGATGGCATCATCATCCGGATAAGTGGTTGTATAAATAAGTCACGAACACTCTCTTACGGTTTCTCACCTGAG GTCTGTGATAGTTTCCTTTCTGGGTTTCCGTGTAGCTGGGAAGATTATGCCTCTAAATCTTCCCATGATAGATGTGACGACGATATAACAAAACAATCCTTGCCTGCGTCTTTCGATGATCTTCGAGTCACTCATGTACGCCACTTATTGATGTCAGgaactgattcttgtgctttaaACAGTATTATTTTCGGAGATATCATGAAACATACTGAAAAGATTCTTAATCAAAGTGTTCCGTCAGTCGAGAAGATCTCCAGGAACTCTATAGAAACCGAAGCTGATCACAATGAAGATGATGTTTCTTTGTCAAATTTAACTCAGAAGATAACTGGAGAAGATAGTAAGATTGCAGTTGATTCACACATGATAAAATCTGAAGAAATTGAAGATGGTTTTATGCCGGATGAAATACACAATATAACCTATGAAAAACAGTCGAGGATATTACTGAGAAGATATCCCCTAAGGTCCAGGCGAAACAGAGAAAACACTTGA